A part of Pongo pygmaeus isolate AG05252 chromosome 14, NHGRI_mPonPyg2-v2.0_pri, whole genome shotgun sequence genomic DNA contains:
- the TSC22D1 gene encoding TSC22 domain family protein 1 isoform X3 codes for MHQPPESTAAAAAAADISARKMAHPAMFPRRGSGSGSASALNAAGTGVGSNATSSEDFPPPSLLQPPPPAASSTSGPQPPPPQSLNLLSQAQLQAQPLAPGGTQMKKKSGFQITSVTPAQISASISSNNSIAEDTESYDDLDESHTEDLSSSEILDVSLSRATDLGEPERSSSEETLNNFQEAETPGAVSPNQPHLPQPHLPHLPQQNVVINGNAHPHHLHHHHHVHHGHHLQHGHHHPSHVAVASASIPGGPPPSPVTRKLSTTGSSDSITPVAPTSAVSSSGSPASVMTNMRAPSTTGGIGINSVTGTSTVNNVNITAVGSFNPNVTSSMLGNVNISTSNIPSAASVSVGPGVTSGVNVNILSGMGNGTISSSAAVNSVPNAAAGMTGGSISSQQQQPTVNTSRFRVVKLDSSSEPFKKGRWTCTEFYEKENAVPATEGVLINKVVETVKQNPIEVTSERESTSGSSVSSGVSTLSHYTESVGSGEMGAPTVVVQQQQQQQQQQPALQGVTLQQMDFGSTGPQSIPAVSIPQSISQSQISQVQLQSQELSYQQKQGLQPVPLQATMSAATGIQPSPVNVVGVTSALGQQPSISSLAQPQLPYSQAAPPVQTPLPGAPPPQQLQYGQQQPMVSTQMAPGHVKSVTQNPASEYVQQQPILQTAMSSGQPSSAGVGAGTTVIPVAQPQGIQLPVQPTAVPAQPAGASVQPVGQAQAAVSAVPTGSQIANIGQQANIPTAVQQPSTQVPPSVIQQGAPPSSQVVPPAQTGIIHQGVQTSAPSLPQQLVIASQSSLLTVPPQPQGVEPVAQGIVSQQLPAVSPLPSASSISVTSQVSSTGPSGMPSAPTNLVPPQNIAQTPATQNGNLVQSVSQPPLIATNINLPLAQQIPLSSTQFSAQSLAQAIGSQIEDARRAAEPSLVGLPQTISGDSGGMSAVSDGSSSSLAASASLFPLKVLPLTTPLVDGEDESASLLPEVQGVILEPQIQPRPRRAFDVRGPLSPLNPWRQNIQLLERVGKDNKQISFNW; via the coding sequence ATGCACCAGCCGCCTGAGTCCAccgccgcggccgccgccgctGCAGACATTAGCGCTAGGAAGATGGCGCACCCGGCAATGTTCCCTCGAAGGGGCAGCGGTAGTGGCAGCGCCTCTGCTCTCAATGCAGCAGGTACCGGCGTCGGTAGTAATGCCACATCTTCCGAGGATTTTCCGCCTCCGTCGCTGCTTCAGCCGCCGCCCCCTGCAGCATCTTCTACGTCGGgaccacagcctccgcctccacaAAGCCTGAACCTCCTTTCGCAGGCTCAGCTGCAGGCACAGCCTCTTGCGCCAGGCGGAactcaaatgaaaaagaaaagtggctTCCAGATAACTAGCGTTACTCCTGCTCAGATCTCTGCTAGTATCAGCTCTAACAACAGTATAGCAGAGGACACTGAGAGCTATGATGATCTGGATGAATCTCACACGGAAGATCTCTCTTCTTCGGAGATCCTTGATGTGTCACTTTCCAGGGCTACTGACTTAGGGGAGCCCGAACGCAGCTCCTCAGAAGAGACCCTAAATAACTTCCAGGAAGCTGAGACACCTGGGGCAGTCTCTCCCAACCAGccccaccttcctcagcctcattTGCCTCACCTTCCACAACAGAATGTTGTGATCAATGGGAATGCTCATCcacaccacctccatcaccaccatcacgtTCATCATGGGCACCACCTCCAACATGGGCACCACCATCCATCTCATGTTGCTGTGGCCAGTGCATCCATTCCTGGTGGGCCACCCCCAAGCCCAGTAACTAGAAAACTCTCTACAACTGGAAGCTCTGACAGTATCACACCAGTTGCACCAACTTCTGCTGTATCATCCAGTGGTTCACCTGCATCTGTAATGACTAATATGCGTGCTCCAAGTACTACAGGCGGAATAGGTATAAATTCTGTTACTGGCACTAGTACAGTAAATAATGTTAACATTACTGCTGTGGGTAGTTTTAACCCTAATGTGACAAGCAGCATGCTTGGTAATGTTAATATAAGTACAAGCAATATTCCTAGTGCTGCTAGTGTGAGTGTTGGGCCTGGAGTTACCAGTGGTGTTAATGTGAATATCTTGAGTGGCATGGGCAATGGTACTATTTCTTCCTCCGCTGCTGTTAACAGTGTTCCTAATGCAGCTGCAGGGATGACTGGGGGATCGATTTCAAGTCAGCAGCAACAACCAACAGTTAACACTTCGAGGTTCAGAGTTGTGAAGTTAGATTCTAGTTCTGAGCCCTTTAAAAAAGGTAGATGGACTTGCACTgagttctatgaaaaagaaaatgctgtacCTGCTACAGAAGGTGTGCTGATAAATAAAGTGGTGGAGACTGTAAAGCAAAATCCCATAGAAGTGACTTCTGAAAGGGAGAGCACTAGTGGGAGTTCAGTGAGCAGTGGTGTCAGCACACTGAGTCACTATACAGAGAGTGTGGGAAGTGGAGAGATGGGAGCCCCTACTGTGGtggtgcagcagcagcagcaacaacaacagcaacaaccagCTCTCCAAGGTGTGACCCTCCAACAGATGGATTTTGGTAGCACTGGTCCACAGAGTATTCCAGCAGTTAGTATACCACAGAGTATTTCTCAGTCACAGATCTCACAAGTACAATTACAGTCTCAAGAACTGAGCTATCAGCAAAAGCAAGGTCTCCAGCCGGTACCTCTGCAAGCCACTATGAGTGCTGCAACTGGTATCCAGCCATCGCCTGTAAATGTGGTTGGTGTAACTTCAGCTTTAGGTCAGCAGCCTTCCATTTCCAGTTTGGCTCAACCCCAGCTACCATATTCTCAGGCGGCTCCTCCAGTGCAAACTCCCCTTCCAGGGGCACCACCACCCCAACAGTTACAGTATGGACAACAGCAACCAATGGTTTCTACACAGATGGCCCCAGGCCATGTCAAATCAGTGACTCAAAATCCTGCTTCAGAGTATGTACAACAGCAGCCAATTCTTCAAACAGCAATGTCCTCCGGACAGCCCAGTTCTGCAGGAGTAGGAGCAGGAACAACAGTGATTCCTGTGGCTCAGCCACAGGGTAtccagctgccagtgcagcccACAGCAGTCCCAGCACAACCTGCAGGGGCATCTGTCCagcctgttggccaggctcaggCAGCAGTGTCTGCTGTACCTACTGGCAGTCAGATTGCAAATATTGGTCAGCAAGCAAACATACCTACTGCAGTGCAGCAGCCCTCTACCCAGGTTCCACCTTCAGTTATTCAGCAAGGTGCTCCTCCATCTTCGCAAGTGGTTCCACCTGCTCAAACTGGGATTATTCATCAGGGAGTTCAAACTAGCGCTCCAAGCCTTCCTCAACAATTGGTTATTGCATCCCAAAGTTCCTTGTTAACTGTGCCTCCCCAGCCACAAGGAGTAGAACCAGTAGCTCAAGGAATTGTTTCACAGCAGTTGCCTGCAGTTAGTCCTTTGCCCTCTGCTAGTAGTATTTCTGTTACAAGTCAGGTTAGTTCAACTGGTCCTTCTGGAATGCCTTCTGCCCCAACAAACTTGGTTCCACCACAAAATATAGCACAAACCCCTGCCACCCAAAATGGTAATTTGGTTCAAAGTGTTAGTCAACCTCCCTTGATAGCAACTAATATAAATTTGCCTTTGGCACAACAGATACCACTAAGTTCTACCCAGTTCTCTGCACAATCATTAGCTCAGGCAATTGGAAGCCAAATTGAAGATGCCAGGCGTGCAGCGGAGCCCTCCTTAGTTGGCTTACCTCAGACTATCAGTGGTGACAGTGGGGGAATGTCAGCAGTTTCAGATGGGAGTAGCAGCAGCCTAGCAGCCTCTGCTTCTCTTTTCCCGTTGAAGGTGCTACCGCTGACGACACCCCTGGTGGATGGCGAGGATGAGAG